TCGAAGACTACATCCTGAACGTTACGGCGGTTGATGAAGCCGGCCACGTCTCGACCAGGCTGGTCAACTTCTACGGCAAAGCCGTCGAGACGAGGGAGCTCAACCTCACCGCCAACGAGACCCACGAGCTCAACGTGGCCAACCAGACCCGGATAGTGGTTGCCCCAGCCCAAAACGAGAGTGTTGCCATGAACATCACCGTCGCCTCGGCCGTTGAGAACGAGAGCGCGAGGGTGAAGATGACGGCCAAAGGCTACGAAGACCTCAAGTACGTTAAGGTCGAGACCAACGGGACGGTAGAGTACTCGTGGGTAATCCTCAACCTGACCTACAGCGACGAGATGCTCAGGAGGCTCGGCATAAGCGAGAACGCCGTGACGCTCCTCTACTGGAACGGAAGCGAGTGGATTGACCTCAGCAAGCACGTCGGAGAGACAATTCCTGACAACTCGCCCTACGGCAACATAACGGTCTTCGGCTTCGGAAGGGACCCGGTACACAACTACGCCTGGGCCAACGTGAGCCACCTCAGCGAGTACAGCCTGGGCGTCATGCTGCCGGACCTGAGGGTGGTCGGGATAAGCGCGGAGAACGCTGTGGCCGGGAAGGAGACAGAGGTGAGCGTGACCCTGGTCAACAATGGCGGGGCCGTTGATGGGGAGTTCACGGTGTCCCTCTACGCAAACGACACCCTCGTGAAGACCGAGAGGGTCAGCGGGATCGGCGCCGGAGAGGAGAAGACGGTGAAGTTCACGTGGACGCCGGACAAGAGCGGCACCTACATCCTCAGGGCCACCGCAGACGGAGATGACGCCATCGTCGAGAGCAACGAGACAAACAACGAACTGTCCGCTGAGGTTCGGGTCACCCCCGCGCCGAAGGTGAGCAAGGGCACAGCGGTCACACGTATGAACTACATCGGCTACATGTACTACCACATGCTTTCGAAGAGGTTTGAGGAGCTGTACAACGAGTCCCTGCGGAAGGGCGTGGACAATGAGACCCTAACCGCGGCCCTGGAGCACAGGAAGCTGGCCGAGGAGTACTACGAAAAGGCGGAGGAGTTCGGCCCGGTGCTCCAGAACCTCAACAACCCGCAGATACTCGCCCCGCTCAGGAGGGCGTACCTGGAGATGCTGAAGGCCGTCAGGATACTGGAAGAGGCCCTCGGATGAGGGCCTCAAGCCCCAATTTTTCAGGTTTTCCGAAATTTTTGAGAACCTGAGGGCTTAGAACCCGAAGCTATCGGAAATTAGAAACAGAAAAGGAAAGTTCTCATCTCTTTCTGATGACCATTATGCTCCTGGCGGGCCGGGTTATCTCGACATCGAAGCCCTCCTCCAGGATAACGTCCCTGATCTCCGCCGCAGAGGGGAAGCCAATGAAGTCCTTGTTGAGGCTCTCAAAGAACTCGAGGGCCTGAATGTGGGCAAAGGCGTCCCTGAACGGCTCAAGCACCACCATCTTCCCACCGGACTTGAGCGTCTCAAGGGCACCCCTGAGAACCCTCTCCCTATCCTTGGCGTACTCAAGGACGAAGCTCATGAGGACCACGTCGTACTCGTTAACCGGACGGATGAGCTTTGCGTCCATCTCCTTCAGCTCAACGGGCAGGTTTTTCATCTCCACCCTGGCCCTCGCTATCTCCAGAAGCGCCGGAGAGTAGTCGATTCCCAGATAGAAGCCATTGTAGCCTATCATCTCGGCGAACTGGACAGGAGACACCGAGCCGCAACCGATGTCGAGCACGTGCATACCCGGCCTTAGGCCAGCGGCCTGGGCCATGGCGTTGCGGTACACCGCGGAGAAACGGGTGCTCATGCGCATGTCCCAGAAGTCGGCGTCCTTATCGAAGTCCATGAGAACGTGCGGATGGACCGGGGTTATGAAAGCGTAGTCAACCATGCGGTATATCTCCTCCAGAACGGGCACCCAGTCATGAATCAGGAGGTCGTACCTCTCACCTGGGACATGCACGGTGTACGTAAAGCCGTTGAGGTGAAGCCTGCCGCCCTTTTCGGCCACTATTCCCAGGCGCTCCAGCGTGTCGATAAAGTCCAGAAGAAGGCGCCTGTTGGGCAGGCCCACGTGGTCAACCAGCTCCTGCACCGTTGGGGCCCTGGAGAGCAGAGGAAATATGCCGTGCTTTGTTCCGAGTCCGATTATCTGGAGCACGGAAAACTTGACCATCTGCTCGATGTTGGCATCGACGATATCGGCGGGATTCATGGCACCACACCTCACATGAACCTCCGGTAGTAGCGATAGTACTCCTTAAGATAATCCACGACCTTTTTACCGTAGTCCGTCAGACGGTAGTACTTAAAGCCATTGTTTGAGACTTCCTCCACAAGACCCAGGTAAACAAGGGAACTCTCTCCGTTGTACCTGTTACCCAAACCAACCAGTGCCCCCCTAACGTTGGATGGATCAGAACTGACGACCCTGGCGATCTCAGAAAGGTACGTCGCTGACGGATATATTTCGCTCAGGTACATCAGTATCTTCTTCCTGAGTTCGCTACGATGAAGGGAGCGCAACACCTGCGGATCCACGATTACTGTGTCCATACTCCCCCCTCCCAAAGTCGGTGGTTCCAGGATCAATCACTGTGATTATAGCAAGGCAGCCACTGAAACCCCTCTGGATATCAATGCCTCCATGTGCAGGGGATGGTTGTAGCCCCGTATATTAGATGTGAGTTGTAGAATATATAACGTTTTTGGTTTATCCCTGGGTATAATTCCGCATAAATTTGCCCCATTTGTAGAATCCCCACCCAAAAATTGTATAAATCGGGCTAACGGACAAAGAATCCAATTGATTGAAAATTATCCAACAGACGGCAATCCGGACAAAGGTTTTCGCCCCCTCCAGCCGGAGAACATTCATAAAATCTTAAATACCATCGAAACAAATTGGAGTACGTTGAAGTCAGGTGAGAGTAATGCTGGTCGAAGTGACAATCACCGCGGCGGTCGCAGTGGTTCTGGCGTATTACGTCAAAGACGTCACCAGCAAAGTTCTGGCCAGGCACTTCGAGCTGAAGGAAGAACTCGGGGAGCTGGAGTCAAAATTCTCAAAGCTCAAAGAGGAGCTTGAATCGGAGATCCGGGAGGTTCGAACCAACGTTTCTTCCGGGGAGGAGGACGTACGCGGGGAGTTCATCCAGAAGCTGAACGAACTCCAGAAGAAGCTCAGGGGAGTGGAAAAGGGGCTCAGGGACCTCCAGAAGCTCGAAACCAGGGTGGACTACGAAATCGGCAGCCTGAAGAGGGAGCTGGACAGAACTGGGCGCAGGGTGGAGGAGCTGGAAGACGCGGTGATGGCCACAAAGGACGAGCTTAAGGAGGAGCTTAAAAGGGAGATTCTGGCGGAGCTTGAGGAGGAGATAGAACACCTGGAGGACGTCATTGAGAGACGGAAGCAGTCCGAAGTTGAGGAGTTCCTGGAGATTATAACGGCCGCCGTGACGCTTCAGCCGGAGAAGCTCAAGGATGGAATGGCCGAGGCGAAACGGGCCCTCCTCTCAATGCGGGATATAGCCAAGGTCTACGTGCTCACCGGGCAGGGGCAGAGGGAGTTCCGGGGGTTGAAAGAGAACCTCATAGAACTCCTCAAGAACCTCCGCAAACTCGCGGTTGTCTCGGTTCCGGATGAGAGCGTTTACTCCACTTTCAACGAGATAGTGGTTCGCGTGAAGCGCCTCGATCTGCCAATGAGGGTTGTGAGGGACGGCAAGGAGAAAGAGCTGAACCCGGAGAAGAGCTTTATTTACATCCACCGGGCGGTCTACGAGCTGGCAGGGGAGCTGGACAGGATAGCAGAGGGACTCCAGGAGCCGATACCGGTAACCCCGGTTGAGAAGGAATTCTACGAAAAGCTGCGGCACCAGTTCGAGGAGCTGCAGAAGCTGGAAGAACAGGTCCAGAGGCTCATGCTGAAGCTCGGCGCGGAGAAAGAGGAGACGGAAGACACGAAAGACCGGGACGTTGAAGACCTGCTGAAAGAGCTGAACCTGCTGTGAGTCCCGGGATTAGAACTCCTCCCCCAGGAGTTTGTCAAGGTCGACCATTATGAGGAGCCTCTCTCCATCGTTTATCTTCGCTATGCCCTTTATGTAGCGGATGTCCACGCGGCTTGTGAGGGTCTTGGGTGGCTGGTCGATCTGGTCGTCGGTCAGGGTTATGACGTCCGAGACGGAGTCGACTATAATGCCGATAATCTCGTCCTTAACCTCCGCGATGATTATCTTCTTCGTGGAAAGGTCCTCGTCCATGTCGTAATACCCGAGGAGTTTCTTGAGGTTGACGACGGTGGTGATCTGACCGCGGAGGTTTATGACGCCCTCAACGAAGTCCGGGGAGTTGGGCACGCGCGTTATGGGCATCATTTCCTTGATTTCCCTGACCTTCGAGATATCCAGACAGAACTCCTCGTTTCCAACCATAAAAGCCACTACCTGAATTTCGGCCATTCACCTCACCTCCGGGCACTCCTAACGTTTTCCAGCAGGGTTCTGGATTCGTCTATAGATTCCTCAAGGGCCTTAAGACCCTTTCGTATTTCATCCAAACGCAGCTGGAGCGTTGAGAGGAAGTCCACGAGGGGCAGCATCACGTCCGAGATGTCGTTCTGGATGGCGTAAACACCGTCTATGGTGTCCATGAGCATCTGCACCGACTGGGCCTGTCCGTCTATGCTGTCCGAGAGGTCTTTTATCATGCCCGCGGTCTCATTGGCGCGCCTGGCGATGTCGTCAAAGGCGGCTATGAGTTCCTGAACGGCATCCTTTATTTCCTCC
The DNA window shown above is from Thermococcus sp. JdF3 and carries:
- a CDS encoding class I SAM-dependent methyltransferase, with amino-acid sequence MNPADIVDANIEQMVKFSVLQIIGLGTKHGIFPLLSRAPTVQELVDHVGLPNRRLLLDFIDTLERLGIVAEKGGRLHLNGFTYTVHVPGERYDLLIHDWVPVLEEIYRMVDYAFITPVHPHVLMDFDKDADFWDMRMSTRFSAVYRNAMAQAAGLRPGMHVLDIGCGSVSPVQFAEMIGYNGFYLGIDYSPALLEIARARVEMKNLPVELKEMDAKLIRPVNEYDVVLMSFVLEYAKDRERVLRGALETLKSGGKMVVLEPFRDAFAHIQALEFFESLNKDFIGFPSAAEIRDVILEEGFDVEITRPARSIMVIRKR
- a CDS encoding helix-turn-helix domain-containing protein is translated as MDTVIVDPQVLRSLHRSELRKKILMYLSEIYPSATYLSEIARVVSSDPSNVRGALVGLGNRYNGESSLVYLGLVEEVSNNGFKYYRLTDYGKKVVDYLKEYYRYYRRFM
- a CDS encoding chemotaxis protein CheW; its protein translation is MAEIQVVAFMVGNEEFCLDISKVREIKEMMPITRVPNSPDFVEGVINLRGQITTVVNLKKLLGYYDMDEDLSTKKIIIAEVKDEIIGIIVDSVSDVITLTDDQIDQPPKTLTSRVDIRYIKGIAKINDGERLLIMVDLDKLLGEEF